One Spirochaeta cellobiosiphila DSM 17781 DNA window includes the following coding sequences:
- a CDS encoding DUF4372 domain-containing protein, with translation MSTNESSEYRFSQLLQFIQRHDFAKLVKKYKGDFHSNGFSCLLNSHVKLNHSGYIPSVLTMTDPVVIR, from the coding sequence ATATCGACTAATGAGTCATCAGAATACCGTTTTTCACAACTTCTTCAATTTATTCAAAGACATGATTTTGCAAAGTTAGTTAAAAAGTATAAGGGAGACTTTCACTCCAATGGTTTTAGCTGTTTGCTCAACTCTCATGTCAAACTCAATCACTCTGGATACATTCCTTCTGTTCTGACCATGACAGACCCAGTTGTCATCCGGTGA
- a CDS encoding amidohydrolase family protein translates to MKLIAVEEHFLTNEVSEQWKKYSKDDPTSNLHLGEVEDRLDDISEARLNLMDETGVDIQVLSLTSPALHNIQNGSVQLARRTNDYLSKIIEKYPERFQGFATLPMQSPKDIVKELEHSVNSLDFKGAMLCGRTGEKNLDHKDYWELFECAESLDVPLFIHPQIPQKAIRDIYYSGFDDFTNLAFSTFGLGWHYEAGIQFIRLVLAKVFDRFPKLQIVLGHWGEVILFYTERLASLSKVSKLDKAFIDYVQQNLYVTSSGMFSSEYLKRSVEIIGIDRILFSQDYPYQYRPGRDAQNFLQNLNLSKEDKEKFAFKNWESLINRS, encoded by the coding sequence ATGAAATTAATAGCTGTTGAAGAGCATTTTTTAACAAATGAAGTAAGTGAACAATGGAAAAAATATTCAAAGGACGATCCCACCAGTAATCTTCATCTAGGTGAGGTTGAAGATCGATTAGACGATATTAGTGAAGCACGTCTTAATTTAATGGATGAAACAGGTGTTGATATACAAGTCCTTTCTCTTACAAGTCCTGCACTTCACAACATACAAAACGGAAGTGTCCAATTAGCAAGGCGAACAAACGATTACTTATCAAAAATTATTGAAAAGTATCCGGAAAGGTTTCAAGGTTTTGCCACATTACCTATGCAATCACCTAAAGATATTGTAAAAGAACTAGAGCATTCAGTAAATTCTTTAGATTTTAAAGGAGCAATGCTTTGTGGAAGAACCGGAGAAAAAAATTTAGACCACAAAGATTATTGGGAACTGTTTGAATGTGCAGAGTCACTTGATGTTCCGTTGTTTATACATCCTCAAATTCCACAGAAAGCAATAAGAGATATCTATTACTCGGGTTTTGATGATTTTACCAATCTTGCTTTTTCTACATTTGGACTTGGTTGGCATTATGAAGCAGGAATTCAATTTATAAGATTAGTTTTAGCTAAAGTCTTTGATCGTTTCCCTAAATTGCAAATTGTTTTAGGGCATTGGGGCGAAGTTATTTTATTCTACACAGAAAGATTAGCGTCCTTAAGTAAGGTCAGCAAACTAGATAAAGCTTTTATAGATTATGTTCAACAAAATTTATATGTAACATCTAGTGGGATGTTTAGTTCTGAATATTTAAAACGTTCTGTTGAGATTATTGGAATTGATAGAATTTTATTTTCACAAGACTATCCTTATCAATACCGTCCTGGTAGAGATGCTCAGAATTTCTTGCAAAATTTAAATTTAAGTAAAGAAGATAAGGAAAAATTTGCTTTTAAAAATTGGGAGAGTTTAATAAATAGAAGTTAA
- a CDS encoding transposase yields MAKYNDYSYQQTLMSPVSFKKQILPGTFEYTLSHLIDEQIDLSIFANRYENDTTDAPQFFAKQKTVRTPHIRHNTYDTAILLKIILYTKGINSSRKIAQLCNENIVSIYE; encoded by the coding sequence ATGGCAAAGTATAACGACTATTCTTACCAACAGACATTGATGAGTCCCGTAAGCTTCAAAAAGCAGATATTACCCGGTACATTCGAATACACACTTTCCCATTTAATTGATGAACAAATAGACCTGTCCATATTTGCCAACCGGTATGAAAATGATACTACCGATGCTCCTCAGTTTTTTGCGAAGCAAAAGACCGTGCGTACACCCCATATAAGGCACAACACCTATGATACGGCCATCCTGTTAAAAATTATCCTTTACACCAAAGGCATAAACAGCAGCCGGAAAATAGCCCAGCTATGTAATGAAAACATCGTAAGTATATACGAATAA
- a CDS encoding HsmA family protein, which yields MLLLAIISITLALVFYSIGVWSEKLQGKLRLWHVIIFWIGFIFDSLGTTLMSKIAQNGFQINFHGITGIVAILLMFFHATWASVVIKDKNEIVLLKFHKFSIFVWLVWLIPYISGAIFGMAR from the coding sequence ATGCTTCTTTTAGCAATTATTTCAATTACATTAGCTTTAGTATTTTATTCTATTGGTGTCTGGAGTGAGAAACTACAGGGGAAACTCAGGTTATGGCATGTAATTATTTTTTGGATAGGTTTTATATTCGATTCGTTAGGGACAACCTTAATGAGTAAAATCGCCCAAAATGGTTTTCAAATAAATTTTCATGGTATTACAGGTATAGTCGCAATTTTATTAATGTTTTTTCATGCAACTTGGGCAAGCGTTGTAATAAAAGACAAAAATGAAATAGTACTATTAAAATTCCATAAATTCAGTATCTTTGTTTGGCTTGTTTGGCTGATTCCTTACATTTCTGGAGCCATATTTGGAATGGCAAGATGA
- a CDS encoding GNAT family N-acetyltransferase, with protein sequence MIDNYIISTMSKIEKLELELTVFNSKRALSNIEKNIEIIRIGNSTLIIDRNSPKSGYYNRVKGFGDGDIDKLKSILNTYSKYNIEPFFEVTPNNITESVSKALNKEGYANIEQLVYMELNELEVSESNRNVDFEIVKVSDANSEEFVDIIQQSNGGMDISKEVVENKKHYFYKPCFHNYIAYSRGEVAGMGSMFISEDAGYIANDYTFEKARGLGCQKVLLTHRINEAINLGLKSLYTDVVFGSISHNNMKKFGFEDVYTSSFWAK encoded by the coding sequence ATGATTGATAACTACATAATTTCAACAATGTCAAAGATAGAGAAGCTCGAGTTAGAATTAACTGTTTTTAATTCAAAAAGAGCATTGTCAAATATTGAAAAAAATATAGAAATTATAAGAATAGGTAATAGCACACTAATAATAGATAGAAATTCACCGAAATCTGGCTATTATAACCGAGTTAAAGGATTTGGTGATGGAGATATTGACAAACTCAAAAGTATACTCAATACGTATAGTAAATATAATATAGAACCTTTTTTTGAAGTTACACCCAATAATATAACCGAAAGTGTTTCAAAAGCTTTGAACAAAGAAGGTTATGCAAATATAGAGCAATTAGTCTATATGGAGTTGAATGAATTAGAAGTATCAGAGAGCAACAGAAATGTAGATTTTGAAATAGTTAAGGTGTCTGATGCCAATTCAGAAGAATTTGTAGATATTATTCAGCAGTCAAATGGAGGCATGGACATAAGTAAAGAGGTAGTTGAGAATAAGAAACATTATTTCTATAAACCGTGTTTTCATAACTACATAGCTTATAGTCGTGGTGAAGTAGCAGGAATGGGATCAATGTTTATTAGTGAGGATGCAGGATATATTGCAAATGATTACACATTTGAAAAAGCAAGAGGACTAGGATGTCAAAAAGTATTATTGACCCATAGAATAAACGAAGCAATAAATTTAGGTTTAAAAAGTCTTTATACAGATGTAGTATTTGGAAGCATTAGCCATAATAATATGAAGAAATTTGGATTTGAAGACGTATATACGAGCTCTTTCTGGGCAAAATAG